In Alosa sapidissima isolate fAloSap1 chromosome 5, fAloSap1.pri, whole genome shotgun sequence, the genomic stretch AAAGTTAAAACACGAGTGGCCGAAATACCTCAGTATTGTAGGTGGACGTGTAGGTGGACGTAGTGTAGGGTCACTCGGAcaagttttgttttgtctagGTTCTGACGGTGATTCATGCTGTTGTTATTGCGTGTTTCTCTGGACAAACGGGAAATGTATGAAGCTGTCGCGGGAGACGAGTGAGGGAGAGTTGGCTTTGAGCCGTGCGGGGGCTGAAAGATCGATCAATAATGCTGCCTCGAGGAAACTGATGCTAGACCAAGAAAGTGGATAGAGGGACGGGATTGAACAACCCATGCTATAGAAACAGGCAATTACTTACTAGTATGCATTTCTGTCAGCTCCTGTTTGCTTTGCTTGTCATTCACTCACCATAGAGCCGAAATGACCATCATTCACGGTGACCTGAATAGTAGCACCATGGACAGCACCACGTTAGACCCGACAACTGACGTTTCGCGTTTACCGCGAGCTCTGAAAGACCTCCCGGAACTTAGCAGGACCAGTCACACTATAGTGGCAGTATGTCTCGGGATAATTTTTGTCCTGGGTTTCTTGGCCAACTTTTGTGTACTTCTTGTTTTTGCTCGTTTCCAGGTTCTTCGGACACCAATCAATCTCATTCTCCTTAATATTTGCGTAAGTGATATGTTAGTATGTATTTTCGGCACTCCGTTCAGCTTTGCTGCTAGTATCTACGGTAGATGGCTCATTGGACTTTCTGGCTGTAAATGGTATGGCTTTGCCAACTCACTCTTTGGTAAGTCCCTGCGTTCTATCACTGTCTATACGTTCTTCTTCAATTCTGAAACAAATACGGTCCATAGACAATTTCACTTATTTTATAAAACGTTATAACATTCTACATGCATGGGCACGTTCATCAATAAATAGATTCCTGAACTTGTGCTATATTATATAAGTATTAGTTTGCAACACGTTTGTTATGTATTGGTTCAGTGGAGGGCTGACACACTTTCCCCATCACTATGTTTGTGGTGTCTCCTGGGTAGGGAACCCATGACATTTGTATTATTAGTGCCTTGCTGAACCAGTTGAGTTTCAAGATTAAAACACAATCAGTCATATAAACATGTAGTGTGAACATTCTGACCCAGTCTCACAAATAATGCCTGCTTTACACAGTAGGTCCCTTTCAACAATGCAGTTCACGTCTTTGCTTCAAATCTTATGCACAGTTACATATATGTCAAATGTGAGAGCTGCAAACACATGTCATGTTTATGTCCATGCAGGCATTGTTTCCCTCGTATCTTTTGCCGTTTTGTCTTTGGAGCGCTATTCAACCATGGTCTGCTGCACCAAGGCAGATGTCTCCGACTACCGGAAAGCCTGGCTGTCCATCGGCGGCTGCTGGCTGTACTCCCTGGCGTGGACGCTGCCGCCGCTCTTTGGCTGGAGCAGCTATGGCCCCGAGGGCCCGGGTACCACCTGCTCCGTGCAGTGGCACCAGCGTTCCCCCGGCAATGTCGCCTATGTGACCTGCCTCTTCgtcttctgcctgctcctccCGCTGGTGCTCATGGTTTACTGCTATGGCAAGATCCTGATGGCCATCCGCGGGGTAAGAATGCGTGCTAATGATTTGACAAAAGATTATGCTcgctgatggtgatgatgatgatgaatgcgTATGAGTAGTAATGTGGAGTGCTCCTAGTGTTGCTACTGCTTGTCTTCATGTATGAGTCTGTATGACGCAGGTCCATTTATACACTATGCTCACATGGCCTCAGAGTAGAATTTCATCTGTATCTCAGACTGGGATTCATTGAGTCATTGAGTGTCAGATACATAAATGATACACAGATGGATGGAACTGTAGATGCTTTGAATATTAACATTTTTGCGGGACAGGTTGAGGTTCAAGCAGAGATACTATCAGTTAAAGAGTGGTAGGATTGCAATGCAATGATGGCAGAATGCTTAGGATGCCTTACAAGATATACAGATCAGTTAAGATGTCATAGAAGCATTGCAATGCAATATGTTAGGATTCTTTGAGTCTTTGTGGGTCTTTGACTCATTTAAACACCTCATGCATAGGTGATGATGAACAGTGCAAGATAAATCTGTAATGTAATTGTTTTGTGAGGTAATATTACTGTACACACTCCTCAAAACACATCAGTGGTTCATCTAACAATGTGACACAACCTGATTGTGATACTTTAGTGACAGATAGAACTGAGCTGCCTGGTTTGATGAAACTAATGCTTACAACTCTGTATATATCGGTTGATGTGATCTCAAAGCCCATTTCATTTCAATCCATTCCTGTTTGACAGCATTCAAAGCCTCGCTAAATGAAATTCTGCCTGAAAGAATTTACCTAAGGCAATATATTgggtccttctctctctcggtgtgtgtgtgtgtgtgtgagtgtgtgtgtgtgtgtgtgcgtgtgtgtgtgtgtgtgtgtgtgtgtgtgcgtgtgtgtgcctaatCTCCATCTGACGGTTATCTTAGGCCAGTTCATTGCTTTTGTGGAACTCTTAGGGGACATTCATATCTGCATCTGGTTTTGGTGCTCTACACACATCATCTTGCATGTGGCGTTGTCATGGTTTACAGTTATGTGATGCTATGCTAAATCCTTAGCCACATACTATTGTGTGCTCACACTAGACAGGTTCAGAAGCAAATAAGGCGTCACTGTGGTTACCCCAAAGCACTTTCAGATGTAACCATGGTGATCTCATAATTGTCTTCAGGTTGATTTACCTCCTGCTCACTGGATTTGTCCCTTATACCCTAAATGAATGTATATAGATTGTTTTCCTCTCAGTCACTTTGATAGGCTTCATTTCTTAGATGAAAATGTTCAATCTAGATGTTATCTACTCGTCACTTGTGCACTTGTTCATAACATCAACTCATTGGGCCTCTTTCACAAACCGTTCTTACGAAGAAATTTGTTCTTAAAACCCACTTACGCAGTTTTTACGAAGACTATGGCATTCAccaatgttttcttgtttgAGAACTGACTTGTTTGTGCAAAATAAATGgttattgcattttcatcatATCTGCAGGTGTAAAATATAATATCATTTCAATGAGAACTATATATTTTATCATTTAGgatattttttaataaaaatatTATAATTAACTTTTTACTAAAATAAATTCCACTATTTTAAAAGCATTCATGTATtttagaataaataaataaataaataaacacaacaaataacactttttcactttttatacTGTACTAGCTTCTAAATATAACAGCAGTGCTCTCACTTCAAAGCATGTGTCATATACGGTAAACAAATTGTCTTGCTCATGTAGTGTATAATACACGGTACATATGAAAGCTGGTGCCTCAGCCTCAATTTGTCTGCACACGGCCCTGCAGTACCATGCCCTTTTATGGGGATTGACAGGGCGCTTACCTATTCTAATTAAAAACAATTGGCACGCTATAGGAACAGAAATTTGTCTAGAGATTGTTGAGAAATGAAGTCTCAGTCAGCCAGGAGTAGAGTCAGAAATCTCAGAGAGCTTTATTCACGAATATCCGGAGACCTACGTTGTGTTGCTAACAGATGCAGTCTGATGTTACAAACAAGGAAACACAATTTATACCCCCCTGACAAGTCAAACAAGACATGACATCTCCATTAATGGTACGCAAACCTGTTTACGACTTAGTTACCCAAGGGTTGACCATATCTATAAGGTTGTATCCCATAACGACCGACATCAATAGAATCCAGTCAAGATTGACCCCAAGACAGTAAATAAGGTCTTGGGCGCCAACCCGTCCGGAACGGGGCCTACCCAGACTCCTttgaagacacatacacacacatacaacatgtcacactcacacacagcatggctGCGCAAACACCTTGAACATGGCATTCCATAGATGTTACCTCATAAATCTCTCCTTCACTTTCTGCTTACAGCATCGTCTCTTTCTTCAACATGTGCACAGCCCATACCAAAAGAGAAAATGGTTTAATATAGCACACATATAAATGGTGAACACCTTTAAGGCCAAAATGTCTTACTACAACGCCCTGAGAACTTCAGAAGAAATGGGATTCGATGATAAGAACAAAACTGCAAACGATTCTGAGAACAGCTTTGTGTATCTTCCTAAGAGTTATAGGACCTTCTTAAGAACACAGTTAAGAAAATTCTTAGGAAGATATTGGTGAATGAGGCCCATTCTTTTTAATATTTGAAAAACTCTTTTGCCTATATTCATGCAAAAGGGTATGTATAATCGCCAGCTGTTTAATCTAACCCTCCAAAACAGCTAGCCGTCACTTTGTGCGAGTGATGACATGCAAATAAAACCGGTTATTCTTATAttcttatattatatatatatatatatattactataTTCTTATATTAACCATATGCATGGGAAGTAtatgatcagtttgttcagggtccttttgtcagatattgaattgatgcactccagttcagctcccactacagagccagcttaccagcctgtcaattcgccctgcatccttcttctttgtgcttcctccccagcatactactgcatagaagaggacgctggcaacaacatactggtagaacatcctgaggagcttgctgcacacattgaaggaccgcagcctcctcaggaagtacagcctgctctgccctttcttgtagagtgcatcagtgttggctgaccagtccagtttattgtccaggtggagacccagatacttgtaggtgcttaccacctccacattgaccccatcaatggggactggtagcagagtgggcttagacctgcggaaatcccccaccatctccttggtctttgaagtgttgagttaaagatgattgagtttgcgcCATTGCACATTgcaagtcctccaccaggctcctgtactcctcctcctgcccgttcctgatacaccccacaattgcagtatcgtcagaaaacttcaacatatggcatgactcggtgttgtagcagaaatcagatgtgtacagggtgaacaggaccggagagagcacagttccctgtggcgctccggtgctgctgatcacagtgtcagagagacagttcttcagtctgacaaactgtggtcgctcggtcaggtaatctgtaatccaggttaccaggtgagcgtccacacccatctgcaaaagcttgtctcccagtctgaggggttggatggtgttaaaagcacttgagaaatcaaagaacatgattctcacagcacgtttccccttgtctaggtgagaatgtgtcctgtgtagaagataagtgatggcatcgtccacgcccactttctcctggtatgcaaactgtaacgggtctagtgcatggtgtacctggggtctgagcatacctaagaccagtcgctccattgttttcatcacatgtgatgtaagagcgacaggtctgtagtcattaagctcactagggtgtggcttcttagggacaggggtgagacatgatgtcttccacagtgttggaacttgtccaaagcgtaggctcaaattgaagatgtgcttcagtggctcccccagttcagcagcacaggccttgagtagccttggacacagtcagtcaggccccgctgctttATTGATGCGCAGTTTCTTTAGTTGGGCTCTCACTTGATCTGTtgtgatgatggggggtgtaaggggaggggagggggaggggtgcatctgggatctgtgtgtctgatgtgtggctgttgactgaggtcgttgtcacctcattgtttgtgatcgccatgtgggggaggggtgcaatatccagtgatggtgggggtacgatagcctgtgatgatggaggtgggtgttgcactggtatttaggcggtgtgggggtgggggcggggggatggtggacagaccactgcattggagctggagcagggcagtcaaacctgttgtagaagtggttcaactggttcgccctgtccaggtccccctccacagagctgctgctcttcttcaggccagttatAATCTTCATGCCGTCCCATGCCTCCTTCAAGTACTTCaagaactggagtgcatcacttcaatatctgacaaaaggaccctgaacaaactgatcaacatcttggacaatgagtgtcacccactccacagcactattgttaagcagaagagcctgatcagctggagacttcgctcactgccttgcacaacagacagactgaggaagtcatttgtccccagggccattgaactgttcaatgcttcacttaagggaagaggagatatagacttctctgcatagtctgtctgcctcttcaccccctccatgtttcgatactgtctgtccactatagccactttttaccactgtctttctgcctcactgtttgtgtgctatattagcacattagcacatatgcataacccctccctccatgccacagccgaactgtggccacacttataccttttcttaaaatagttatatatatagatatatagactttatttctgcattgttgcactcatttgcactatcaccattgcaccatcaccatgacactcacccacacagagcaccttaccttaccttactatgcacagagaatcacaggctcagtccctgcctcagtcattgcaagcgcctcttgattgattaatcaccactatgtggatactgtttttagaattgatttagatgaAGTGTTAGttattataatttgtattttagtatatttagtatattctttatcttctactgtccgtattgtttagttgtgtttttatattatatacttttaattacttttctgctgttaatgaatgtgtgtgtgttgtctgtatgctactgagaccttgaatttcccctgggaatcaataaagtatctatctatctatctatctatctatctatctatctatctatctatctatctatctatctatctatatgcttCAACTAACCATATTAGTTTCAGTAGCATGTTACTTGGCATTCAATCCATACTTGATGGATGATTGCTGTATTGATGATTGCTGATGATTACTGTAACAACAATTGATTCAATTTGTTAAAATGCACATCACCAAGCCAGAGTAGATGTGCTAGGTCATCATGAGGTAAATCAACCCAATGATTGAACTCATAAATTACCATGACAAATGGTAGAAATGGAATACACATCCAGGATATAAAATTGACAacatataattttttttttactttcataGTTGCAAACAATAACATAATGACACACGTATAATAATCATTTTGAGTAAGTTACAGGCTTTTGCCAGCTTCTTTGCATGCATTGTGTGATACTGTTTGTGCAACTAGTTTCAAGAAATGCACTTACTGTTTGGAAAAATGATTACTCAAGAAATGtgccaataaataaataaataaataaataaataaataaataaccctGTCCCAGTAGGTGTGAATACTGATCTACTGTATAACACAAAGTCTCTTTATTAGTTTTATTTCTACAGAGGATATCCATGCTGTTTTCTACTAATGACTACTCATTTTTATAAAGTGCTGTGTCTGTATTTATTTCACCACTTCATGATGATCTTCCATAAAAAACAAACTATCAGCACTGCTTCTCTAATTCTTACTCACCTATATATCTGTGCTGTTTAACCCCACCCCATCCAACCTTCTCCATCTGCAGGCAGCCCGGATCAACCAGACATCATGCCAGCGTCGGGAGACCCATGTTTTGCTCATGGTACTGTCCATGGTCTCCTGTTACCTGCTCTGTTGGATGCCCTATGGGGTGGTAGCGTTGCTGGCCACGTTCGGCAGGGTCGGTGTTGTTGGCCCCACAGCGAGCATCATCCCCTCCATACTGGCCAAGTCCAGTACTGTGCTCAATCCCATCGTCTATGTGCTTTTCAATAACCAGGTACAGATTTCAGAGCCTTTGATTCCTGTGTTGAATGTTATTATATGCTGATGTGCTTCAGAAATGGAGGTTGATCAAATTGTATTTGTGAATTGAATAGGGAGCTTGTTTGTTATACTCAGTGTATTAATTGAGGTGTAATATATCTTTAAGTCGCAAGAGGGCAGTCATGGACCTATTTTCTAAGCCTCAGTATGGTGTGGTGAAATGAAATTCAGATATTTACCATTTCTCTCAATCAGTTAGATTAATTTCATGAAACAACGCCAATAAACCATTGACTTCAACCCAAATTGAACCAATTATTAGACAGATAGAAACAAGTGAgccctgcacacatacaccctcacatgctcacacacacacacacacacacacacagagagagcgagcgagagagagagagagggagagtaatcAGAAAAAAACAACTACAACCACCATGTTCTCAATGCTGTATGAGTAAAATTGGCATTGATTTACTGAAGAACTGATTTATGAATTATGTGTATCACATGTGACGTGTGAAACGTGTGAAAAGGGGGTTTGAGatttgtgttggtgtttgtgtgtaaacagttTAAGCCCCCACAGAGCTAGAAAGGAGTGGTTCGAGGCCACCATTACTCTAGTCTAGACTCTCACTCAGCAAGCCTACAGTGGAACAGAATATTTTATATTGATTGCACACAGGGGGATGTTAACAGTAGCTCGTACTGGCCCCAGGCATCGCCGCTGAATTTCCATGAAAGATGAAACTCTTACGTGTCAGTCAATGGGACTTGTCTCAGTAGATGTTAGCTAGCAATCAATGCTAGTTTTCATGCCAAAAGTCAGATATTGCTGAACACAGTGGCGGTtttaggatttttctgagacaggggccacaaaggggccacatcatacactgaggggccaagaaccggtcaacatccatacacagaaaatcccttgtttagtaaggcagaggcacgtagtctatgtgatatgcaggactatacgcagtatacccaaagtccttttaggcaagtccttccactcaacggccatattgcaatgctttttgggcactcatcgtgcatcctattcggcagaaatgtgtgtgcgcaaggcttcacgacactaATCTTGCTCTAgcagcgagttcacaacacaccatatgattggctcaatgtattcacatcacaccacatgattggctcaatgtattcacatgtcaacgttttgccgacgaaggggtgggatatgtgtagacaacggccatattgacgttacaaactagccccatgcatttctatggagaatTTTatggagtgctgtgtctcctcattagaaagtctctggtatacccacttaaaaagtatcaccatctcagtataccaacttaaaacagacaaggataggtattcatatttggggttgatcacagtatacccactacagctaactagactacaccacagcattaaggtgcatacatttcaccagtgttaccttgttcaaatacttgaatgctaaatgctaaaaaacaaaaaagccaatacaattcttaacaattttcccatttatttataatgtgcattgaaaacacaatataaaacaaaaatataatagacacttcagtggaaatacattgatattttaaacagaaatcatacatcatcatacatacatttttcattcaattaaacaagtttaactttaactctttccccttttgttgaaaagagaaaccactttcactgccagtttgtgtacattaaaacaaacacacacacacacatgcacagtacacacacagcatgtgagcaacaactacatcatatttacacaattttttcaactttcaacaactatttttacaatggtctgatttggaatggtctttgaagccaccgtcttgcttccagttagaaaagcctgattctgctttgaagactgacgatgggtcatttgaaagcgaaaaAACTACGGAagggtagcaaaacactaaagatggaatattcctaccatttgaagtctttgtatcagaagtcattgagtggcctcttcctatttacgtgctgcatcttgcggaataccagtttaggagaggttgcacagaaccatctgctctagaatgggaaatgactggagagaagaaaatgaaacaagtttgagtaacttaattgttattaactttcataacccactgtcaacctTTGTTGATTTCTAAAATGAAcgacaaaatatgctcactatagtggcaataggaaatagcttcataccattaggagcagctatgcttggtgactggtggttctgaagactgtgggttgaagtcaccagctcctgcgccatcccagtctgtacgtaaaacacaaatgcgtgtcacaaaatccatgcttgtattattcagcatgtcgtctggcaactgtaaaaccagttattatttttttttaaatcatataaagcttgagtgaaTAGAGTAGAACATTTACATCAATTTACATCACATCAATTTATCTGAATGAAACTCTCCTTGTCCTAACACTTTGAAGCCCATGAATCAAATACactcagaatagtggttaataactttgcaatgatagctcacattaactacaAAAAATGTAGCGTTAGCTATTAGGCATGTAGGCTattctcatgttcatgttagcagCTGCCAAACTTTTTCCTCAAGCAAAAAAAATCGAACGTTATTTACATTTGGTAAGGCACACCAGCGCatgtaatattattaatttCGAACCCCAAACAAACAGGGTGTCAATTTCTCTGCGtttcatataacaccatttcaaacacttcatacattacctttccatacataaaatctattagcatgctaacaatgaataactagaaatgcaattccgaggaattacacgaggggatgcaatctgctggttagggtgttggtggggctgttgagcttgctgctagctggttggtagggtaattgtgatacctgcaaaggtgcttttagagtaaccaaatttgaatcttgtgtgacatggcattcttgagatatcacactcaaggtgtttttgaccttgacatttgaccttcaacctccaacatcaactcacttcacctttgagtccataaaaacactcgtaccaaatttgaagcatgtacgtcaagccgttctggagatataatgctgaatgcatgagatatggctgggacttttattttgacacacaggaaacactttaacaggatgtgtagttcaggtagagctagattgtatgcttagaggctgagacagttgaattccttacaggtgacacctgtgccagtgttctgattagcctgggaaaaactgctctgagaactacttaacgagcgcagctggctctattatgacatcacagcccccattcaagtctatgggggaaaaatacacttttaattacaaatatctcaaaaagtataaagtaaagccttggaagatctacggaacggtgtttgaaccaaatttgtacgttaagcggtttgggctgaatagcgcgcacaaaaaggtaaaaagaaaaataataagaagaagaagtctccggatttcaatagaggggatgcatcccctctaacaatcaaacctcaactcaagtaacctaacgttaagttaatgttaacagttcactgactaagtcagttaacagttcactacaagcttgctgctgcttcgtaatttaattgacaaacttaacatattgtgacagcaacaaataaacgtccctttcatataatgatgataaccaacatagagatttgtgactcaccaagaaacttctgtggaggatgaaacgctgctatcggttcttcacgttagaattctagctgatactttcgttagccaaatgtatcggttcttcacgttagctgatacttccgttagccaaatgtatcgtttcttcactttagcagagacatttctgtttggccaaatgtattctttcctttacagttcactgtgtgcttcagctttcaagcttcataggtgcattactgccaccagttgtttgggaatggaattgcatctctgatcgtcgttctcaacaagtttgacacttaCAGTATTGATGATTAACGGTACAGGggccagtcaggggccaatgagatttcagatgggGGCCCCTGTGGCCCCGCCCCTGGCTGAACAAGAAGTCAAGTGTAttcattgtattgtttttaactTTAATCAGATATTATATTTGTACTTTATATTGtactttatattatatattgtatacttgttatatatatttatatttaactatatatatatatatattgaagcTTGTAAATGTTTTCTACATATGTTTTTAGTTCTACAGGTGTTTCATGGCATTTGTGCAGTGTGGTCCAGGCAGTCAGAGGCACAACTACCTCCACACTC encodes the following:
- the tmtops3b gene encoding teleost multiple tissue opsin 3b, whose translation is MTIIHGDLNSSTMDSTTLDPTTDVSRLPRALKDLPELSRTSHTIVAVCLGIIFVLGFLANFCVLLVFARFQVLRTPINLILLNICVSDMLVCIFGTPFSFAASIYGRWLIGLSGCKWYGFANSLFGIVSLVSFAVLSLERYSTMVCCTKADVSDYRKAWLSIGGCWLYSLAWTLPPLFGWSSYGPEGPGTTCSVQWHQRSPGNVAYVTCLFVFCLLLPLVLMVYCYGKILMAIRGAARINQTSCQRRETHVLLMVLSMVSCYLLCWMPYGVVALLATFGRVGVVGPTASIIPSILAKSSTVLNPIVYVLFNNQFYRCFMAFVQCGPGSQRHNYLHTLQSSPALAGHPNCMPLSPLGGLSSTANSPARLEEQTPHRPAKDQQQCQLQTDKQSLVLVVHYTP